ATTGCGCGACAAGGCCATGCGTTTGCGGGAAGCGCAGGAACAGCGCTTCATGCAGGTGCGGATCAAAGCCGACGCACTGGATCGCCAGCGTCAGGAGGCTGAGAAATCATGCGCCACCATCGAGAAGGAATTGGCGGATTGCCATCGTCAAAGGGAGGATGAGCGCGCCGTCATCCCGCGTGAGGCGGATATTAAAACAATTGAGACACGGATCATCGAGAATGACGAGGCCACCTCCGCAATTCAGGATGCGCTTGAGGTGCAGAAAGCAGCACTTCAGCAGATGCGGACGCAAGGTGAAACCACCGCGCGTCGCCTTTATGCGCTGAAACAGGATATCGCGCTGCGCGCGGCAGAACATAATCGCCTGATCACACGGCGTGACGCTTTGAACGCGCAGCTTCAAAAAGCCGAGGAACGACAAAAGCAAGCCAATGCCGCCGTGCTGACCGCAGCGCAGCAGCAGAGTCTTGAATCGCATCTGGAAGAAGCCCGGAAACGCGTCGCGGCCCTGCGCGTCGAGGAAGCTACGCTGGGACAGGCATGGCGTGATGCGGGCGACTCGCTCGCGGCGCAGCGCCTCTCGCATGATACGGCGCTCCAGCAGAGGTCGTTTTTGCAGCGGCAGCGGGAAAGCGCGGAGAGCGCCCTGCAATCCCTCATCCGCCAGGTGCGCGACGCTTTCCAGAAGCGCGCTGCGCATCAGGCGGAGCGCATTGGTGAAGACAGGTTGCAGGACGCCGCGTCCCAGGCCCGCGCGGCCCGGAAACATCGCGATATGTCGCAGAAAAACGTCACGAAGCTGCGGCAGGCATGCGCGGCGTTACAAAAAAACCTGCGCCTGGCGGAAGAAGCTGTTTTGCAGTTGGAATCGGCACGGATCCGCCATCAGGCGGAGCGGAGCGGTCTTGAAGGCGCGGCGGGTGATGCGCCCATAACGGGGCAATTGCTTGACCTTCTTGACGTCCCCCCGGCGCTTGCCGGGGCTTTAGGGGCGGCGTTTCAGTCGGGTCTGGATGCGCAGCTTGCCGCGCCACAGGCTCAACGAAGCTGGGAGGAACTCCCCGCGCGGGATTGCGGCAACTTCCCGGAGGATGTGACGCCTCTCAGCCAGTGCGTCGACGCCCCCGCCGCATTGCAAGCCTTCCTTTCCGCCACCGGGCTGGTGCCGTCCACGGCGCGCGGCGCGGCGCTCCATGCAACGCTGAAACCAGGTCAGGCTCTTGTCAGCCGGGAGGGTGCTTTCTGGCGCTGGGATGGCTACCGCCAGTCGGGGGATTTGCCAACCGAGGCTGCGTTGCGCCTGCAGAAGAAGGCCCGATATGAGGCATTGACCGCTCTCATTAAGGACGTGACGGCACAATATGAGGTGGCGACGCGGCAGCGCGACGATTTACGTAAAAGCCTGACCGAAAGCACGCAACGGCTTGACGCCGCTGAGGCCGATTATTCGGAGGCGGAGACGAAATGCAAACAATGCGTGGACGCCCTCACCGCGCTGGAAAACCGCCAATCCCAATCTGAGGCGCTTTACGCCCTGCTGGAAAGCCAATATGCGACGCTAAAGCGACAGGAACAGGCGGCGCAGGCACAATTTGACCAGGCCGATGAAGATCTGAGACAACTGGCCGATGAAGAGGGAATTGCGGCCCGCTTACTGGCGGCGCAGCAACTTTATGATGAGGCGGTCCAGCGTCATGAAACATGCTGGAGCGCTTTACGGGCGGCCGTCAAAGCTGAAAATCAGGCGCAGCAAAACTGTGAGCAGTCGCTCACGCAACATAAGGCGGCAGCAGCGCAATTGGAGGATCTTGCCCAGCAAATCGCAACGCTGAAGGCGGAGCGCACGGATCTTGAAACGCGCCTCCAGCAAACCGACACAACATCCCTGCGCACTGAAATGCAGGAGGTTGAAGAAGCGCAGGCGCAGCAATTGCAGAAACGCGACGCCATTCAGGCAGATTGTAGTACGTCGGAAGCCCGTAAAGCTCAGCTTGAGCAGATGAAGGCGGATCTCCTGACCACGCTTCGCACATTGCAGGATCACCGCCTCTCCCGTCAGGGCACGTTGGCCGCGCTTGATGAGAGGTTCGTCGCGCTGGAAAAGCGTCGCATCCTTGCGGAGGACGTTTTACGCGCCCTGCCCCCGCCCATGGATCACGCGGAGGAGATCGCCGCCCTTGATGCCGCGCGCGAGGCGGAACAAACGCTGCATATCAGGCTTGACAGGCTTCGGGAGAAAAAAGCGACCCTTACCGCCGCCTTACAGGATGCGAAATCACGGCAGGCGACAGAGTCATGCCGCCTTGCATTGCACGAAACGCAGATTGAGACTTATCAATCTGACCTCACCCGCCTCGCCTCTCACGATGCACGCCTGTCAGAGGAGCAGAATCTCGTCACCGTCGCACGTCAGAAAGCGGAACAATCCCTTTCCCCCCTTGAGGCGAACCTGACAGAGACATGTCAGCATTATGAGACATTGCGGGCACAATTAGATGGGTCTTGCGACGCCTATATGTCGCTCGGTCACGATATCAGGGAGACGGAAACAGCGCTGCGTGAGGCGCAGGCGGCAATTGAGCGCGCGGCGGAGAAACACCTTCAGGCCAGCACAATGCGGGATCGCCTCCTCGACTCACCCCCGCCCGCACCATGCAAAACAGCGCCGGAGGATATTTCGGAACGGGCGGAGCAGAATTTACGCCGGGTTCTGACGCAAGCCGTGCAGAAACGGGATTCTCTCGGCGCGGTCAACCTCCTCGCGGAAAAGGAATTCAGGGAGATCGAAGCGCAGATCGCCGATACGCAGGCCAATATCGATGAGATCAAAGCCGCGATTGACCGCCTTCAAACCAAAATCGCCCATCTGAATCAGGAGGGCCGGAAAAGGCTGCGGGCGACATTCAAAGATGTGGATGCGCAATTCCAACGTCTTTTCTCGCGGATTTTCGGCGGCGGAAAAGCCAATCTGGCCCTTGTCGGCGGGGATGACCCCTTAGAGGCGGGCCTTGAGATCTACGCCCAACCTCCGGGAAAGAAACTCTCGACTCTCTCCCTTTTATCAGGTGGTGAGCAGGCTTTGACGGCGCTGTCCCTTTTATTTGCGACGTTTGCGTGCGAGCCTGCCCCGATCTGCATCCTTGATGAGGTTGATGCCCCGTTGGATGAGGCCAATACGGTGCGGCTTTGCGCGCTCGTCCGGGATATGACATCGCAATATGGTGTTCAATTCATGATTGTAACCCACCAGCAGGTCACGATGGCCCATATGGACCGGCTTTACGGCGTTACCATGCAGGAGCGCGGCGTCAGTCGCATTCTCTCCGTCGATCTGTCCCATGCAATTGAGATGGCGGAAACGGTGAAATCGGATTAGTAAGGAAGGACGTGTCGCGAAATATTCGGGATGCGTATTGCGATCTCACTGCAAGGATCTCCGCACCATCCATCCATTTCTGCCAGCCGGGTTCGATTTTATTAACGCGATCACCAAGCGCGGCATCCGTGTTATCGGCGATGTACATGGTGATATTCAAAGCTTTATACATGCGGCATCAACAGACCGCTTCATCATTCAACTCGGAGATCTCGTTGATTACGGGCCGGACAGTGAGGCCACACTGCATCTCATGCTCCAGATCATGCGTGAGGGGCGTGGGATTTTCATCCTCGGTAATCATGACCGCAAACTCGCCCGCGTGCTGAATGGGCGTCGCCCCCATATTGACAGCCAATTAGAGAAGACATTGCAGCAGATTGCTGCCGGTCCCCATCTCCTCAAGCAGGATGTGCTCGCTACCGCGTTAAATAACGCACCGGCCTGGATCGTGCTGAATCACACGATTTTTGTGCATGGCGCTTTCCATCCCGCCGTGTTGAGATCATCACCCTATGGCGCAACCCAACGCATGACGCCGGTTTTCTCACGCGCTTTATTTGGCGAGACCACGCGTCATATCCAGCCTGACGGCTATCCGGAGCGGACATTGCGGTGGGTGGATTATATCGAGGCGGGATATCACGTTTATTGCGGGCATGATAATCGCTCCCTCAATGGCCTGCCTTATGTCAGGACCGGCGCCAAAGGGGGGATGGCGACGTTTCTGGATTTGGGCGCTGGCAAGGGCGGGCATCTCGCCTGGATAGATCTCGCCCCGGAAACCATCCTGCCCGGGCGGGGCGCGATAACCGCACTCTCGTGAAATTGAGAATTGCACGCCCTCCTTCGCCGAGAAAAGCGGCGCATGATGCATCCTCCCCCCTTTGATGCTATGACCCGTTATTTCCCGAACTGATGCAGAGACTCATGAACGAAGAAGACGCCCTCAAACTTCTGGAAGAACATCGTCGCAGTATCGACAATATCGATGCCGCCCTGATTTACATGCTGGCTGAGCGTTTCAAACAAACGCAGGAAGTTGGCCGTCTGAAAGCCAAAGCGGGGCTGGAACCTGCGGACCCGGCGCGTGAAGCCCGCCAGATCGCCCGATTGCGGGACCTGGCAGGCTCAGCCGCCCTTGACCCGGATTTTGCTGAAAAATTCTTGTCATTCATCATCCGAGAAGTGATTCAGCATCACGCGCACATCGCGCAGATTCATCAGGAAGAGACCTGAATTTTACGTAAATTTCGGCGCGGATGGCCTAATATGCAGCGA
This genomic stretch from Candidatus Kirkpatrickella diaphorinae harbors:
- a CDS encoding AAA family ATPase, with amino-acid sequence MKASFTALRIAGFKSFADPVTVDLRPGLTAIVGPNGCGKSNIVEAFRWIMGESSARALRGGESDDLIFAGTVARPARNLVEVSLVIENARGLAAAPHHEEDTLEIIRTAKRGTGSDFRINGRAARAHDVTQIFADLSLGGRSLAIVSQNRIGALIDAKPIDRRSLLENAAGISGLHFRRRDAQLKLRQAEANLQRAEDATFQLMERRDALEAQSASALAYREAVETIRAVEAQLHAVQLARADAQIAGCAAATEAALAKIALFEKTLQQLTDRRQTEAEQTVKWEAESEATRNAIETLRLAIEKERQMMAQNESDQTRIHAAMTAAQEEKNRLQQRIDAMSAEARACHETIQNLAAQFTQLPEAIATCDADLKEAETLRDKAMRLREAQEQRFMQVRIKADALDRQRQEAEKSCATIEKELADCHRQREDERAVIPREADIKTIETRIIENDEATSAIQDALEVQKAALQQMRTQGETTARRLYALKQDIALRAAEHNRLITRRDALNAQLQKAEERQKQANAAVLTAAQQQSLESHLEEARKRVAALRVEEATLGQAWRDAGDSLAAQRLSHDTALQQRSFLQRQRESAESALQSLIRQVRDAFQKRAAHQAERIGEDRLQDAASQARAARKHRDMSQKNVTKLRQACAALQKNLRLAEEAVLQLESARIRHQAERSGLEGAAGDAPITGQLLDLLDVPPALAGALGAAFQSGLDAQLAAPQAQRSWEELPARDCGNFPEDVTPLSQCVDAPAALQAFLSATGLVPSTARGAALHATLKPGQALVSREGAFWRWDGYRQSGDLPTEAALRLQKKARYEALTALIKDVTAQYEVATRQRDDLRKSLTESTQRLDAAEADYSEAETKCKQCVDALTALENRQSQSEALYALLESQYATLKRQEQAAQAQFDQADEDLRQLADEEGIAARLLAAQQLYDEAVQRHETCWSALRAAVKAENQAQQNCEQSLTQHKAAAAQLEDLAQQIATLKAERTDLETRLQQTDTTSLRTEMQEVEEAQAQQLQKRDAIQADCSTSEARKAQLEQMKADLLTTLRTLQDHRLSRQGTLAALDERFVALEKRRILAEDVLRALPPPMDHAEEIAALDAAREAEQTLHIRLDRLREKKATLTAALQDAKSRQATESCRLALHETQIETYQSDLTRLASHDARLSEEQNLVTVARQKAEQSLSPLEANLTETCQHYETLRAQLDGSCDAYMSLGHDIRETETALREAQAAIERAAEKHLQASTMRDRLLDSPPPAPCKTAPEDISERAEQNLRRVLTQAVQKRDSLGAVNLLAEKEFREIEAQIADTQANIDEIKAAIDRLQTKIAHLNQEGRKRLRATFKDVDAQFQRLFSRIFGGGKANLALVGGDDPLEAGLEIYAQPPGKKLSTLSLLSGGEQALTALSLLFATFACEPAPICILDEVDAPLDEANTVRLCALVRDMTSQYGVQFMIVTHQQVTMAHMDRLYGVTMQERGVSRILSVDLSHAIEMAETVKSD
- a CDS encoding metallophosphoesterase, which gives rise to MPAGFDFINAITKRGIRVIGDVHGDIQSFIHAASTDRFIIQLGDLVDYGPDSEATLHLMLQIMREGRGIFILGNHDRKLARVLNGRRPHIDSQLEKTLQQIAAGPHLLKQDVLATALNNAPAWIVLNHTIFVHGAFHPAVLRSSPYGATQRMTPVFSRALFGETTRHIQPDGYPERTLRWVDYIEAGYHVYCGHDNRSLNGLPYVRTGAKGGMATFLDLGAGKGGHLAWIDLAPETILPGRGAITALS
- a CDS encoding chorismate mutase, with translation MNEEDALKLLEEHRRSIDNIDAALIYMLAERFKQTQEVGRLKAKAGLEPADPAREARQIARLRDLAGSAALDPDFAEKFLSFIIREVIQHHAHIAQIHQEET